One genomic region from Gossypium hirsutum isolate 1008001.06 chromosome D13, Gossypium_hirsutum_v2.1, whole genome shotgun sequence encodes:
- the LOC107894295 gene encoding cyclin-D3-1, producing the protein MAIQQYEQQQQQQENHPSFLLDALYCEEEADAGEVLEEESSCVGCNNGGNPSFFPLLLLEQDLFWEDGELLSLFAKETEQQPSCFNVGTDESLAMARREAVEWMLKVNARFGFTTLTAVLSINYLDRFLSTFQFQRDNPWMIQLLAVTCLSLAAKVEETQVPLLLDLQVEETKYVFEAKTIQRMELLVLSTLKWKMHPITPLSFLDHIIRRLGLKTHLHWEFLKRCEHLLLCVITDSRPIHYLPSVLATATMMHVIDQVELFNPIDYQNQLLSVLKISKEKVNDCYKLILDVSTRPQAQGNGGACKRKVEERVPSSPSGVIDAAFGSDSSNDSWGTVSLSPEQQSPFKKSRAQEQVMRLPSLNRVFVDIVGSPS; encoded by the exons ATGGCAATACAGCAATATGAacagcagcaacaacaacaagAGAATCACCCTTCCTTCTTGCTAGATGCTCTCTACTGTGAGGAAGAAGCGGATGCAGGGGAAGTTTTAGAGGAAGAGAGTTCTTGTGTGGGCTGTAACAATGGCGGAAACCCTTCATTTTTCCCACTGTTGTTGTTAGAGCAGGATTTGTTTTGGGAAGACGGGGAGCTTCTTTCACTTTTTGCTAAAGAAACAGAGCAGCAGCCGTCTTGTTTCAATGTGGGAACCGATGAGTCCCTAGCAATGGCTCGCCGAGAGGCTGTCGAGTGGATGCTTAAAGTCAATGCTCGATTTGGATTCACCACTCTCACGGCTGTACTTTCCATTAACTATTTGGACAGGTTCTTAAGTACCTTTCAGTTTCAAAGAGATAATCCTTGGATGATCCAACTCCTGGCTGTCACTTGTCTCTCTTTGGCTGCAAAAGTTGAAGAGACACAAGTGCCTCTGCTCCTAGACCTACAA GTGGAGGAGACGAAGTATGTTTTCGAGGCCAAAACTATACAAAGAATGGAGCTTTTGGTGCTCTCCACACTGAAATGGAAGATGCATCCAATTACACCCCTTTCATTTCTAGATCACATCATAAGAAGACTTGGGTTGAAAACCCACCTCCATTGGGAGTTTCTTAAGCGATGTGAGCATCTCCTCCTCTGTGTAATCACTG ATTCAAGACCCATCCATTATCTTCCCTCTGTATTGGCTACTGCAACCATGATGCACGTCATAGACCAAGTTGAGCTTTTCAATCCCATTGACTACCAAAATCAGCTGCTGAGTGTTCTTAAAATTAGCAAG GAAAAAGTAAACGATTGTTACAAGCTCATCCTTGATGTATCAACAAGACCCCAGGCCCAAGGCAATGGTGGTGCATGTAAGAGGAAGGTGGAGGAGAGGGTTCCTAGCAGCCCTAGTGGAGTGATTGATGCTGCATTTGGCAGTGATAGCTCGAACGATTCTTGGGGCACGGTGTCCTTATCGCCTGAGCAGCAGTCACCTTTTAAGAAGAGCAGAGCCCAAGAGCAAGTAATGCGTTTGCCATCACTCAACCGAGTCTTTGTAGACATTGTTGGCAGCCCTTCTTAA